The Spirosoma sp. SC4-14 DNA window AGACAACGTATTATAACTGGGAAGCGGACGTATCAGGTATGCGGATCGACTATTTGCCCATGCTACTACGGGTGCTTGATATCGATATTGATGAGCTATTGCCTGAGATTACTGTTGCTAATACCGCTCGCAAACAGACTGATGGCGAAGTAAGAAAAAATGAAGAGGAAGCCGGGCAGCAGCAACTACATGATCTCTACAAAGATTTACTCAGTAGTAAGGACGAAGTTATTAAACTTCTAAAACAGGAGAACGAAGTGCTCAGAATCAGGAATGTTCAGCTTGAAGAAACACAGAAAGCCGCGTAGCTGAAGGATAAAAATTAATTAACGATTTTCCTTCAGCTATGCGGGCTTTCGCCTAGGCTATGCCGAGATTACAGAATGAACTGACTTAAATCCCGGTTTTTGACCAGGCCGTTTAATTTGTTAGAAACCAGTTCCTTCGTGACAACAACATGCTCATTGGGGCTGATCACATCAGGAATATCGAACATAAAGTCGTTCATCAGATGACTTAACACAGTCTGGAGCCGACGCGCACCGATATTTTCGACCTCTTCGTTTACCTCAAAGGCAATACGGGCCAATTCGCGGAGGGCATCATCCTGAAAACTCAATTCTACGCCTTCGGCTGCCAGCATCGCAACATACTGTTTCGTCAGGGCGTTTTTAGGCTCTTTCAGAATCTGGTAAAAATCGTCTTCCGACAGGCTTTGCAACTCAACCCGAATCGGGAAACGACCCTGCAATTCAGGAATCAGATCGCTGGGTTTGGAGACATGGAAAGCCCCGGCGGCAATAAACAGGATGTGGTCGGTATGAATAACGCCATGTTTGGTATTAACGGCGCTGCCTTCTACAATAGGGAGCAGATCGCGTTGAACACCTTCCCGACTAACATCGGGACCACCCCCGTTGCCCGACCGTGACGAGGCTACTTTGTCGATTTCATCGATAAAAATGATACCGGCATCTTCGGCTTTGCGGATGGCTTCGTCCTTTACTTCATCCATATCGATCAGTTTAGCCGCTTCTTCTTCCAGCAGAATTTTACGAGCTTCAGCAATGCTTACTTTCCGTTTCTTACCGCGCTTGGGCAACATACCCCCAATCATTTCCTGAATATTCATCATCGACAGATCGTCGACCGAGCCGCCCATGATACCAATATTCGGAGCCTGACTTTGTTGTACATCGATTTCAATTTTCCGGTCGTCCATTTCGCCGGAGCGGATTTTCTCGCGGAAGCGCTCTCGGGTTCGTTCGTTTAGTTCGGCGTCCGGGTCATTTTTTCGTTCGTTGTCGAAGCCAAGCTGGCTGTTGGCCGGTTTTACGGGCGGAATCAGAATATCGAGAATGGCGTCTTCTACCAGTTGCTGCGCTTTCACCTGAACCGATTCTTTTTTGGCAGCACGCACCATGTTGACCGACTGTTCGACCAGATCGCGCACCATGCTTTCGACATCGCGGCCAACATACCCGACTTCCGTAAATTTCGAGGCCTCAACTTTAATGAAGGGCGCATCGGCAATTTTGGCCAGCCGACGGGCAATTTCGGTTTTACCGACGCCTGTAGCACCAATCATCAGGATATTATTAGGAGTAATTTCTGATTGCATATCGGCCGAACTATTCATCCGGCGCCAGCGGTTACGAAGGGCAATGGCGACATTACGCTTGGCATCATGCTGGCCAATAATGTACTGATCTAACTCGGTCACAATTTGCCGAGGGGTAAGGTCTTTGAGTGATTGGGTCATTTAACAAAACGGAATACATTGGGTACTCTCTGTGTCAAAGAAACACAGGAAATAGAAAAATGTGCTATTGGTAGCGAAAAAATGAGGGGTTACAGTCAGATTTGGTCTTCGTAGCCTGCATCGGCAATTTTACGGCCGTTGGGTGTGATGAGCAGCACACTATGTTCTCTAACTGGACATCGGTAACTGTTTTATCCACTCGAAAAGTAACAGGCATGACACTCGTTTGGCCAGTAAGTAGAAGCCAGATAAAAACAATTTCTATAACGTTCATGGCAGTAGGGCACTGGACGAAATAAACAGACAAACCTCAAATTAGAAAAGCTAAGCTACAAATTTAGATAGGTTTATTGGTTGAAAATCAAGTAATTCTGATAATTTCTCAATTGATACTGATTAGCTGCAAATTGGATTCGTCGGATTTTTATTCAGGAAAAAAAGATAAAAAGATGCCTTCATTCGAATCCCGAACTCTACTGATAGCGGCTTATGCTGCTTTTAATGCACGCAGTATTGATGCCGTGCTGGAAACAATGCATCCCGATGTTGACTGGCCAAATGGCTGGGAGGGTGGGCGAGTGGTGGGCCACCAGGCCGTGAAAGACTACTGGACACGACAGTGGCAGGTAGTGAATCCACGGGTAGAGCCATGCCAGTTCCATACCGATGAGCAGGGGCGAGTGGTGGTCGAAGTTCATCAACTTATTTTCGATTTGTCGGGCAATAAACTTGGTGATGAGCGTATTCGGCACCGATACACAATTGAAAATGGCCTGATCTGCCAGATGGAGATACTGGCAGGGTAGGGCGCCTGTTTTGCTTCCTGCTTTTGTCCGTAAGTGAACCACGCCTGTCCAGTTACGGACATATTGAGCTTGCTGTTTTTTGATTAATTTATTGATAATCAGTCAGTTTGTTAAGTTGGCACAACCTTTGGCTTTACTAGTGTGAACAGATTAACAACACAAATTCAAAGAACACTAAACACAAATACAGCCATGTTACTACCGCTAATGAACAAATTGACGATTGCTGCTCTGTTGAGCTCGGCTACTCTGGGAAATCCAGTTAACCCAACGATGCCCAAAGGACTTTCCTTTGATGCAAGTGCTTATGTGACAATTAATAATCAGATTCGGGTTGCCGTCAACAAAAAAGCCGAAACACCGGTGGTTATTTTATTGAAAAGCTCAGATAATCAGGTGATTTACCGGCAAAGTATTGATCGGAAAACCGAAAAGTATGCCGTAAAACTGAATGTTGATGAACTGGCCGATGGAAAATATGAACTAGAGGTGGCCTCAAAAGAGGGTAGTATTCGTAAGGAATTGAATCTGACAACGAAGCCCGTTAAGCGAGCCAACCGAGTTATTGCCATGGAATAGATGCGGCTGAGGGTGCAGAGTCAGATCATTTGTAAGTCTCAAAACAAACAACTGGATTAGCACAATAAAAAAATCCTAATCGCTTCGATTAGGATTTTTTTATTGGCTATAGAACAATGCCCTATCCTCGGATCATATGCCAACGCTGCCCGTTTGTGTCAATAGCCTGTTTTGCCATTGCCAGTGTACGTTTAAGACCATAAACAACCTCAGTTACAGGATCAATGATTTTATAAATTGTTCGCTGTCCACTGGCTATTAAGGAGTTTGACTCCGAATCCCAGTGGCAACAATCAATTGTTTGAGGCAGGATAACAAATGTTTTGTAACTCATAATCCATTTTTAAATTGCGGGAGTACTATTTAGACGAAGAAATAACCTGACGTTACCTATTTTTTAAAAAAGAAATAATTGTATACTATTGATTATAATTTATATATTAATATAAGTTCTTGAAAATGAATTCGCTAGTCTGTTTCTGGCGCTTCCGATGTCGCAGATAACTATGGCTGGTCGTAAAAAATAAGGTCCTGAATATGCCCTGGGCAATCGACCTTAACGGGGAGAGAGTTGCACAACAACGCGCCTGCTAATTGTTTTTATGGTGCCCGGCTCCTCATTTGCTGCTTTTGTATCTGGCCCTTCCCCAATCGCCAGAAGCTGATTGGCATCGACTCCCTGTTGTATGAGATAGGTTTTAACCACCTGAGCTCGCTGTATGGCTAACTTCCTATTCAATTCACGTTCGCCAATATTATCCGTATAAGCCGTAATGGTAGCGAGCATAGTAACGTTCCTTATTAAGTACTGAGCCATCGAGTCCAGCGTTTGACGGACTCCCGGTCGCAAATGGTAACTGCTTTGGTCAAAATACAGGATGGTAATGCTTAAGGGAAGTTCCAGTGTGGTGGGTTTAGCCACCTCGGAGGATGTTGGAGTCGATGCGCTATACCTGGTTTGAGCCAGGGCGTTCGTATAGATAGCGAAGGTCAGTAACCAGCCGAAAATGCTCCAGTAAGGAGGGCAATAAGTGCTCATTAGCCATCGATTCAATACCATAGTCGGCAGGAAACGGTCTTTAAAAAAATGCATGCGTCACTGTAGCTTTTTAGAAGATGTCAAACACCCCTAAAAAACAATATAACGGCAAGTTCCGTTTTTACTGTTTTGCTCAATATTTACAACAATAGGTGAGCGGACACGGTTACTTTTTATTGATACGCCCTTAGCCCGATTCGTATCCTGTTAAATCTGTATTCCCCGACGTGCTGTATGAAGGACGACAACGAAGTGCCTCAACTAACAGACGACGAAAAGAAACTGTTTGAGGACCTGATGCCCGAAGATCTGAGCGAAATACTCGATACCGGCGTTAATAGGCGACATTTTTTAAAGCTGATTACCCTGGCAGGTGGTGGCATCCTGGCGGCACAGTCGGCGGTTGCCGAGCAATTGATAGCCAGGCCACTTAGTGTATCATCTCCTACTGAATTACCCCCGACTAGTATCGAGAATGCCGTTACTCTATCATTTGATGTTAATGGCAAAACCCGAACGCTGGCCGTCGACTCCCGAATGACTCTGCTGGATACGTTGCGAGAGCGATTGGAACTGACAGGCTCTAAAAAAGGGTGCGACCACGGGCAATGTGGGGCTTGTACGGTCATTGTTGACGGTAGGCGGGTTTTATCCTGCCTTACGCTGGCAGCCACCTGCGAAGGCAAACAGGTGCAGACCATTGAAGGACTTGCAAAACCGGATGGGCAACTGCATCCCATGCAGGCAGCTTTTTTAAAACATGACGGCTTTCAGTGCGGATTCTGTACGCCCGGACAGATCTGTTCGGCTGTTGCACTGATGGATGAGGCCCGGAAGGGGGAAGCTAGTTACGTAACAGAAAATATTCGCCAGAAACCGGCGGCTATTCGCCTGTCGGATGAAGAAATTCGTGAGCGAATGTCGGGGAATATATGCCGCTGCGGGGCCTATCCGAATATTGTTGCTGCTATTCAGGAGGTTCACAGCGGAAAGCCAGTAGAGCAGGTCTGGCGGTTTTCTGCTTAATTTTTAAGCTATCTATTCTATGAGACCCTTTTCATTTGCCCGGCCTAAAGACCTCGCTTCGGCAGTGACCCTTCTGAGCGCAAATCCGAACGCAAAATTCCTCGCTGGGGGAACTAACCTGCTGGACCTGATGAAGGAAGACGTAGAACGACCCAATGCGCTGATCGATATTAACGGGGTAGGGTTAACAGAAATTAAAACCATTGCATCCGGAGTAAATGAAGGAGGGATATCGTTGGGAAGCCTTGGGAAAAATACGGACGCTGCCAATCACTCACTCATTCGTCGGCACTATCCGCTGTTAACACAGGCAATTCTGGCTGGAGCTTCCGGACAGATTCGCAATATGGCTACAAATGGTGGCAACCTGTTGCAACGGACACGCTGCCCCTATTTTTATGAGGTAGCCATGCCCTGCAATAAACGCGAACCCGGAACGGGTTGTGGCGCACGGGAGGGGATCAATCGGATGCACGCCATATTCGGATGGTCCGACAAATGCGTTGCTGTATACCCTTCAGATATGGCTGTGGCACTGGCGGCATTGGATGCTGTGGTGCTGGTGAGAGATGTCACAGGACAGGAGCGAAGCATTCCGATTGTCGATTTTCATCGGCTGCCGGGCGAGGAGCCCGAAAAGGATACCAATCTGGCGCATGGCGAACTAATTACGGCTATTATACTCCCCCGAAATGCGTTTGCCGGGAAATCGTATTACCTCAAAGTGCGCGATCGGGCTTCCTATGCATTTGCGCTCGTGTCGGTTGCCGCGGCCCTTGAAACAGAACAGACCAACGGAGCCACTAACCGGATTGCAAAGGTCAGAGTTGCCATGGGTGGTGTGGCCCACAAACCCTGGCGAGCCTTGAAAGCCGAACAGTTTCTGGTAGGAAAAGAAGCTACCGAAGCTAATTTCAGACAGGCTGCCGATGCCGAAATGGCTGATGCGAAGCCGCTGGAATACAATCGGTTTAAAGTAGAACTAGGTCGAAGAAGCATTGTGCTGGCCTTGCAAATGGCTCTGAATGGGGGTAGGGTATAAGTAAAGTCGACAGAATCATGGCAGATAAAAACAAACTAACGGGCACACCCGTCAGTCGTATCGACGGAATCGCCAAAGTAACGGGAAAGGCCACCTATTCAATGGATTACCCCGTCAGAAATCTGGCGTATGCCGTTATTTTCAAAAGTACGATTGCGGCCGGCACCATTCAGAACATCGATACTTCCGATGCCGAAAAAGCCCCTGGTGTGCTGGCCATCATTACCCATAAAAATGCTCCGAAACTCAATGTACATGGTGGTATTCGCGGAGGAGCTTTGCTGCAAAGCCCCGAAATTGAGTTTTATGGGCAGCATATTGGCCTGGTTGTGGCCGAAACATTCGAGCAGGCCAGGTATGCGTCGCATCTTATCCGGGTTAAGTATGAAAAAAAAGAACCTAAAGTCGATTTCGAAAAGCTGGCTTCCGGAGCCGTCCGGCCAAAAGATAAAGACAAAGCCGACGACATACGGGGAGATGCCCAAGCCGAACTGAGCAAGGCAACCCTCAAAATAGAAGAAATTTATGGAACACCGATAGAACACCATCAGCCCATGGAACCCCATGCCACCATTGCCGAATGGAATGGCGATTGGGTGACGCTCTACAATAGTGCTCAGATTGTGAATGGAGCGCAAAGTGCAGCGGCTGCAACGCTTTATCTCAAGCCAGAAAATGTGCGCATCATCTCACCGTTTATTGGTGGGGGGTTTGGGTCTAAAGGAGGGCAGTGGGCCAATCTGGTGCTGACAGCGGTGGCGGCCAAACAGGTCGGCCGACCCGTAAAATTAGCTCTTGCCCGACAGCAGATGGTCAATTCGGTGGGCCTGCGGCAACGGAATATTCAGAAGGTGAGTCTGGCGGCTACGAAGGATGGGAAACTGACGGCGCTGGCCCATGAGATTACGACCCATAGTGCTATCGACAATGAATTTATAGAACCCTGTGGCGATTGCTCGAAGATCATGTACGATGTGCCCAACTCGCTCATCACCTATCGCGTTGTGCCTATGCATGTGATACTACCAACCTACACGCGCGGTCCGGGCAAATCGACGGGAAGTTTTGCGCTTGAGTCGGCTATGGATGAACTGGCTTATAAGCTCAAAATGGACCCAATTGATTTTCGGCTCAAAAATGAGCCCGAACGTGATCCATCCAATAATAAGCCATGGTCGTCGCGAACCACGGTGCAATGCCTGCAGGAAGGAGCCAACGCTTTTGGCTGGGAAAAACGAATGGCTGAACCCCGGCAGAATCAGCAGGGCGAATACTGGATTGGCTATGGCGTAGCCTGCGGTACCTATCCAGCCCATCAGCGGCCCAGTTCGGCTATTATCCGGCTAAAACGGTCGGGTAGTGAGATTTCGGCTGCCGTTGAGCTGGCTGCAGCCGATTTAGGGACCGGTACGCATACCATACTGGCGCAAACGGCTGCCGATGCACTGGACCTGCCACTACAGAGCATAACGGTAAAAATTGGTGATTCGGATCTACCCCCGGCAGCAGGATCGGTGGGGTCGGTAGGAGCTGCCAGTTATGCCAATGCCGTGAACGATGCCTGCCAGAAAATTACGGATGAGCTCATCGCCCGATCGGGTAAGCAATTTTTTGCCCGCCCAACGGCATCGCAGTTGATGCGAGCCGAAAAAATTACCGATTTTCAGACCAGAATAGAGGCAAAGCCACCCGAAACGGCAGACCAATACTCGTGTCATAGCTTTAATGCCAACTTTGCCGAAGTGGCCGTGCATAAGGCTACGGGCATGGTTCGGGTCAACCGGTTTCTGGCCGTAACGGGGGGAGGAACAATTCTAAACCCTAAAACAGCGCGTTCGCAAATCATTGGCGGAAACATCTGGGGCATTGGCATGGCCCTAACCGAAGAGTCGATTCTCGATCCACGCTGGGGCAATTTTGTAACCCGATCGCTGGCCGATTACCATGTTCCCTCCAATCTGGATATCCGGTCGATGGAGGTCATTTTTATTCGGGAAAACGATCAGGCTGTTAATCGATTGGGGGTGAAAGGGATTGGCGAAGTAGGTATAGTTGGGGTTGCCGCTGCCATTGCCAATGCCGTTTTTAACGCAACTGGCAAACGAATACGGGAATTGCCCATAACACCTGATAAACTTTTGTAGACGTATATACTTACCCGGCAGATAGTAGCGGAGCTATTCGTAGTTCAGAGGCACCCATTTATATAAGTTTTTGTCGATATGTTACCTATTTGGTTTATATTTATATGTTTTATTTGCCTATTTTAGCTACTTTTGGTTATTTAATCCAAAAAAAATAGCCTATATATTTGAAAAAGTATAATATGAGTTAATTTTTTGTCTAGCTTGCCTCAGCTAAAAACTGCTTTACTCAAATCGTTACAATGGCAACTGGCATTATTCAATTATTAAAGAGACACAAAGCCCAAGTACTGGACACCTGGATTCAAAAACAACTGGCAAATGAAGAATTGCGGGAAGATTTGATGACAAACGATGACTTGCGCACCCAATCGGAAGAATTAATAGATATGTTAGCTAAGACGCTAACTGAAGAAAATATCAATCAGATTGACTCTGCTGATTTTGACGAGGTATTTGAGTTGCTGGCAACAATTTCCATCTCCAGGGCTCGTCAGGGTTTCTCGCCCCGTGAAACAGGATTGTATATTTTTAGTTTAAAAGAAGCCATTTTTGAGTTGCTTCAGAAGCAGTTAGTTGATGCCCCGGCTACGCTATACACGGAAGTATTGAAAGTGAGTCGTTTGCTCGACAGCTTTGGTGTTGTTACGCTGGAAACTTTTATCAAAGGCCGGGAAGAAGTTATTTATCGCCAGACGGAAGAAATAGCCGACATTTCGACCCCGGTTATTCAGGTTTGGGATGGCATTCTGGCATTGCCAATTATTGGCACACTCGATAGCGCCCGTACGCAGGTAGTAATGGAAAGTCTGCTTCAGCGGATTGTGGATACAGGTAGTTCAATTGCCATTCTGGATATATCGGGCGTTCCGGCTGTCGACTCGCTGGTAGCGCAGCACCTCATTAAGACCGTTAGTGCTACCCGGCTCATGGGGGCCGATTGTATCATTAGCGGCATTCGGCCCGAAATTGCTCAGACGGTAGTACATCTGGGTATCGATCTGTCGAATATCATTACAAAAGCGTCGCTGGCCAGTGCCTTGAAGCATGCCTTTAGTATGAATAAACTGGTTGTAAAACGAATTGATGTAGTCGAAAAGAAGGCTTTTTAATGTATGGATAAGATACCTATCCTGCGAATGGGTCAATTTCTTCTGGTTACCATTCAGATTGATTTATACGACCGACTGGCCTTAAATCTGGAAACAGACCTTGTCAGTATGGTTCATAAAACAGGAGCGCGGGGTGTACTGATTGATATTTCGGCCGTTTCGATCGTCGATTCATTTATGGGACGAATTCTGGGCAACATTGCAAGCATGACCCGGATACTGGATGCAGAAACAGTGGTTGTTGGGATGCAGCCCGCCGTTGCCATCACGCTGATTGAACTAGGCTTGTCCTTAACTGGAGTTCATACGGCGCTGGATGTTGAACGGGGCATGGCTTTGCTAGAGACAAAGTTGGGGCCAATGGACTTAATGGCCGACGAGGATGATAACTCTGAGTAAGGACAGCATGGCAATTACCCGCGAACAGGATGTAGTTCCTTTTCGAAACCGGGTTAAAGAACTGGCCATTAAAATAGGAATGGGCCTGGTCAATCAAACCAAGCTCATTACGGCTGCCAGTGAATTAGTGCGAAACATGCTCCGGTATGCGGGGCATGGCGAAGTCAGAATGGAAATTATAAGTAAGGGCCGGGAAACAGGTATCCGGCTTACATTTACAGATAAAGGACCGGGGATTGCCGATATTAGTCTGGCCATGCAGGATGGTTACTCAACTGGTAAAAGTCTGGGGCTGGGCCTGCCCGGTGCTCGTCGGCTGGTCAATGAATTCGATATAAAAAGTGAACCAGGCGAGGGTACAACCGTTACTGTATTAAAATGGAAAAATGGATAACGCTCCACATGTACGTTTTCTGGTTACCGATCGGAGCTTTCTGGCCTATCTGAAAAAAGGAATCAGTCAACTTGCCTTACAGGTAGGCTTTGCCCCGCAACGCTTGAGTGCCATCGATTTGATCGTTGCTGAAATGGGGTCAAATTTAATTAAGCACGCGGGCGGAGGGGAAATTTTGGTGCGGCATTTTCTGACGTCCGATAACGCTGGCCTCGAACTAATAAGTATTGATAATGGCCCAGGTATGGCAGAGCCCGTCAGAATGATACAGGATGGCGTATCAACCACCGGAACACTTGGCCACGGACTAGGATCGATAAATCGACTGGCGGATTTTACCCAGCTCTACTCGCAGAAAGGATGGGGAACAATTTTGTTGGCACGAATTTATAAAAAGCCACTTGTAATGGCCCGGCCCGAGAGTTTCGAGTACCGATCTGTTGTAGTAGCTAAGCCTGGTGAAACCGTAAGCGGAGACGGTTGTTATGTAAAACTGACGGCCAGCCATATAAAATTGTTTCTGGGCGACGGTTTGGGGCATGGACCCGAAGCAAATTTAGCGGTTCAAACCGCCATCAATGCATTTCGACTCTGTGCCGAACATCAACCGGTAGCCATTGTTCGGCAGTTACACCGCTCGGTAACTAAAACCCGTGGACTGGTTGGTGCCGTTGTTGTGTATGATACACAAAATAAGCAGTGGAACTGGTGCGGTGTCGGTAATATTTCAACGCGGATCAGTGGTTCGCTCAGGACAAAAAATTTTTTGTCTTACAATGGTATCATTGGTATGAATCTTCCCAATTCCATGAATGATCATGCCTTGCCATTTGAACAGGGGCAGTTGCTGATGATGGGGTCCGACGGACTTCAGTCAAGGTGGGATATTACAAAATATACGTTGATACACCGGTACGATTTAAGCATTCTGGCGGCTGCAATCTATAAGGATTTCGCCCGGCAAACCGACGACACCTCTATTTTTATTGGCAGAGTGAAGGCAGATCATGGAAGAACTAGTTAAAGTTGGGCTCGATAATGAGATGGATTTGATTCTGGCCCATAAACGAGCCATGAAACTATCGGAGCTGGCTGGCTTATCGCTGGCTGCTCAAACTACCTTTGCTACTGCCGTTTCCGAAGTAGCCCGCTATGCCATGGAGCATGGCGGTAGCCCGGTGCTATCGTTGGGGGCCGACCGTCTGGCTCGCGGTGGTTCGCTGATAGCGATAATTGAAGATAAAAATTTATCGATTACAAATCCGCTCCACCAGGGATTGATGTATGCACAGCGTCTGGTGGATAAACTAGAAATTACCAATACGGGTAAATCAAGTTTAATTAACCTGTATTATAGTTTGCCGGTATCCCGCCGAATTAAACCTGATCGGTTTGCCGACTGGCGTGCTCAGTTTAGAGCTGATCTGCCTGTTTCGGCCTACGATGAGATTAAGCAAAAGAATGATCAGTTGCAGCAGTTGGCCCTACGCCTGCAAGCCAGTGAAGAGCACTACAAACGGGTAACGAATTCGTTGCCGCTGATGATTTTTACCATTAATCAGGCGGGGCAAATACTGTATGGCAACGATTGGGTAAGTCAGTTTACGGGGTGTTCGCTCCAGACGCTTAACCAAACCAAATGGGCGCCCGTGCTACATCCCGACGATTTTATCGTTTTTTGGGAAATGTGGAATCAGCAAACGGTTCATAGTCAGGCTTTTCGGTGGGAATGTCGGCTTAAAGAAGCTGGTTCACAAACCTATATGTGGCATCTGATTTCTGCACAGCCCGTGAAGGGCGAATCGGAGAAGGTTACGCTCTGGACAGGCTTTGGCGTGAATATTCATGCTCAAAAAATTGTTGGGCAAACGCTTCGGGAAAACAAGGAATTAGCGCAGGCAAAGCAAGAACTCGAGCATTCGCAGCAGGAACTTAAGGTAACAATTGATCAGCTCAATGAAAGTAATAATAAGCTAAGTCAGTTTGCCTACATTGCCAGCCACGACCTTCAGGAGCCATTGCGAAAAATCCAGCAGTTTGGCGACCTGCTCAAAACACGAAATGCAAATTTACCTTCAGAAGATTTAACCTATCTGGAACGAATGCAGGCTGCGGCAGGCCGCATGTCGACATTAATAAAAGATTTGCTGATTTTTTCCCGACTGTCGACTCGCCGGGAAGTTGCCTTACCTATTTCGTTAAGCCAGGTTGTTTCGCTTGCTCTTGATAATCTGTTGATACCTATTCAGGAAACGGGTGCCCAAATTCAACTAAATCCGTTGCCTGTTGTGGTGGCAGATGCCTCTCAGATAGGGCAACTATTTCAGAACCTGCTGAGTAATGCCATTAAGTTTCACCAACCTCAAACCATTCCGCAAATCACGGTTAAATCGGAGCTGGTAAAGGCTATCGACCTACCCAATTCGCTCAAACATACGTCTTCGGCCGAGCAGTTTTATCGGATCGATGTAGCCGATAACGGAATTGGTTTTGATGAGAAATACCTTGACCGGATTTTTCAGGTGTTTCAACGACTGCATTCGTCAAGGGAGTATAGTGGTACCGGAGTAGGACTAGCGATATGTGAAAAAGTAGTGAATAACCATGGCGGTGTCATTACGGCCACGAGTCAACCCAATCAGGGAGCTACTTTCAGCGTTTACCTGCCAGCCTAAAATCGGGCATTAGCATATCATTCATACTGGCAAATTAAGTTCATAACTTCACCAATTCTGCGCGTAGCCGATGCGTCCGACACATATTGCGGGCAAACTGGAAATGACCTTTGGGTACCATCAGATAGAGTTTGCCCTTCTGGCGGCTTGCCAGGAGACTGATAAGCTTAAGTTTCGAGAGTAGGCGCTGGATCTTATCGGTCTTCAGGATAACCTCAAAATACGATTTATTACTGAACGATTTGCCCGTTACATCGGGCGTGAAGGCCACATCGTCCTGTACCCGTTCGTAGCGGATGGGAGTTTCATACGTATTGTTATCGGGTAAGTTAGCCCGAATTTCATCAAAACCATGTTCCTGGGCCCAGTTAATTACTTCGGGGAAATACGTTTGTTTGTTCATGTTTATTGTTGTTTAGATTGAATACTGATTAAATAATGAGCCGAACACCACAGAGTTGTTCAACTCGATACTGAAACCGCTGACCGGGCGAGCCGATAAACATAAAATTGGTCGGGATCTGCCATTGGGCCGACAGCTCACTGATGAGCTCCGGCCCAAAATGACCTTCAATTTTCTTGTACGTAATATCGATGTCGGGATAAGCCCGATCGAGCGTTTCAATATCCCGGTGTAAATTTTCGGGAGCTTTAAAATGGTCATTTTCAACCGTTACGATCAGCAGTCGATTTGTTTCTTCGTTTTCCTGAATGTAGATCATCACCCGGTTGAGCGATGCGATATCGTCGCCTTTCGAGAAGAAGACAAACTCCTGATCATTAATTTTCTTAATCGTTCGGTTTGTCCAGCTCGTGAACCGTTCAATTCCCTGTTTGAGTGGTTTAAAAAAGTAAAGAATAACCGATAAGGCGCCCC harbors:
- a CDS encoding xanthine dehydrogenase family protein molybdopterin-binding subunit, translating into MADKNKLTGTPVSRIDGIAKVTGKATYSMDYPVRNLAYAVIFKSTIAAGTIQNIDTSDAEKAPGVLAIITHKNAPKLNVHGGIRGGALLQSPEIEFYGQHIGLVVAETFEQARYASHLIRVKYEKKEPKVDFEKLASGAVRPKDKDKADDIRGDAQAELSKATLKIEEIYGTPIEHHQPMEPHATIAEWNGDWVTLYNSAQIVNGAQSAAAATLYLKPENVRIISPFIGGGFGSKGGQWANLVLTAVAAKQVGRPVKLALARQQMVNSVGLRQRNIQKVSLAATKDGKLTALAHEITTHSAIDNEFIEPCGDCSKIMYDVPNSLITYRVVPMHVILPTYTRGPGKSTGSFALESAMDELAYKLKMDPIDFRLKNEPERDPSNNKPWSSRTTVQCLQEGANAFGWEKRMAEPRQNQQGEYWIGYGVACGTYPAHQRPSSAIIRLKRSGSEISAAVELAAADLGTGTHTILAQTAADALDLPLQSITVKIGDSDLPPAAGSVGSVGAASYANAVNDACQKITDELIARSGKQFFARPTASQLMRAEKITDFQTRIEAKPPETADQYSCHSFNANFAEVAVHKATGMVRVNRFLAVTGGGTILNPKTARSQIIGGNIWGIGMALTEESILDPRWGNFVTRSLADYHVPSNLDIRSMEVIFIRENDQAVNRLGVKGIGEVGIVGVAAAIANAVFNATGKRIRELPITPDKLL
- a CDS encoding STAS domain-containing protein, which encodes MATGIIQLLKRHKAQVLDTWIQKQLANEELREDLMTNDDLRTQSEELIDMLAKTLTEENINQIDSADFDEVFELLATISISRARQGFSPRETGLYIFSLKEAIFELLQKQLVDAPATLYTEVLKVSRLLDSFGVVTLETFIKGREEVIYRQTEEIADISTPVIQVWDGILALPIIGTLDSARTQVVMESLLQRIVDTGSSIAILDISGVPAVDSLVAQHLIKTVSATRLMGADCIISGIRPEIAQTVVHLGIDLSNIITKASLASALKHAFSMNKLVVKRIDVVEKKAF
- a CDS encoding STAS domain-containing protein, with protein sequence MDKIPILRMGQFLLVTIQIDLYDRLALNLETDLVSMVHKTGARGVLIDISAVSIVDSFMGRILGNIASMTRILDAETVVVGMQPAVAITLIELGLSLTGVHTALDVERGMALLETKLGPMDLMADEDDNSE
- a CDS encoding anti-sigma regulatory factor; the protein is MAITREQDVVPFRNRVKELAIKIGMGLVNQTKLITAASELVRNMLRYAGHGEVRMEIISKGRETGIRLTFTDKGPGIADISLAMQDGYSTGKSLGLGLPGARRLVNEFDIKSEPGEGTTVTVLKWKNG
- a CDS encoding SpoIIE family protein phosphatase translates to MDNAPHVRFLVTDRSFLAYLKKGISQLALQVGFAPQRLSAIDLIVAEMGSNLIKHAGGGEILVRHFLTSDNAGLELISIDNGPGMAEPVRMIQDGVSTTGTLGHGLGSINRLADFTQLYSQKGWGTILLARIYKKPLVMARPESFEYRSVVVAKPGETVSGDGCYVKLTASHIKLFLGDGLGHGPEANLAVQTAINAFRLCAEHQPVAIVRQLHRSVTKTRGLVGAVVVYDTQNKQWNWCGVGNISTRISGSLRTKNFLSYNGIIGMNLPNSMNDHALPFEQGQLLMMGSDGLQSRWDITKYTLIHRYDLSILAAAIYKDFARQTDDTSIFIGRVKADHGRTS